A single window of Nicotiana sylvestris chromosome 3, ASM39365v2, whole genome shotgun sequence DNA harbors:
- the LOC104211762 gene encoding ATP synthase subunit delta', mitochondrial-like, giving the protein MFRHGSRQLIGRATTMRWRRPFSTGLPAEPRVDSTFVEAWKKLIPNTEPPKTPFAFMDPRPATPSSIPTKLTVNFVLPYSSELSGKEVDMVIIPATTGQMGVLPGHVATIAELKPGLLSVHEGNDVTKYFVSGGFAFVHANSFADIIAIEAVPLDQIDPNLVQKGLTEFTQKLSTASTDVEKAEAQIGVDVHSALNAALTG; this is encoded by the exons ATGTTCCGACACGGTTCAAGACAACTCATAGGTAGAGCCACCACAATGAGGTGGCGCCGCCCATTTTCAACCGGCCTGCCAGCGGAGCCCCGCGTAGATTCCACATTCGTAGAAGCGTGGAAGAAATTAATACCCAACACTGAACCACCTAAGACTCCTTTTGCATTCATGGACCCTAGGCCTGCAACTCCCTCATCTATTCCTACAAAGCTCACCGTCAACTTTGTCCTTCCTTACTCCTCTGAACTCTCCGGTAAAGAG GTTGACATGGTTATCATTCCCGCAACTACAGGACAGATGGGTGTTTTGCCTGGGCATGTTGCGACAATTGCAGAGCTGAAGCCTGGTCTCCTATCAGTTCACGAAGGCAACGATGTGACCAAGTACTTTGTGAGTGGTGGGTTTGCATTTGTTCATGCAAATTCATTTGCAGATATAATTGCTATTGAAGCTGTACCACTTGACCAAATCGATCCCAATTTGGTTCAAAAGGGCCTCACAGAGTTCACGCAGAAGCTAAGCACTGCATCAACTGATGTAGAGAAAGCTGAGGCCCAGATTGGAGTTGATGTACACAGCGCCCTTAATGCTGCTCTTACCGGTTAA